A DNA window from Rhizobium sp. NXC14 contains the following coding sequences:
- a CDS encoding glutamine synthetase family protein produces MSSSYTIDDLRKDVAEGRIDTVLACQVDMQGRLMGKRFQGEYFVESAWKETHSCNYLQATDIEMETVSGYKATSWEKGYGDYTMKPDLSTLRRIPWLEGTALVLCDVLDHHTHEEVAHSPRAILKKQVKRLEDMGMKAYMASELEFFLFDQSYEAAHASGYRNLKLASAYNEDYHIFQTTKEEEVMRAIRTGLQGAGIPVENSKGEASAGQEEINVRYADALAMADRHAIIKNGCKEIAWSKGKAITFLAKWNYNAAGSSSHIHQSLWSLEEKPLFFDHAGKYGMSPLMHNYVAGLLAHASEITYFLAPYINSYKRFMAGTFAPTKAIWSKDNRTAGYRLCGEETKGIRIECRVGGSDLNPYLAFAALLAAGIDGIENKLELEAPFVGDAYGGKDIREIPRTLRAATTEMTESGMLRKAFGDDVIDHYTRAAEWEQEEYDRRITDWEVARGFERA; encoded by the coding sequence ATGAGCAGCAGCTACACAATCGACGATCTTAGGAAGGATGTTGCCGAAGGGCGAATCGATACGGTTCTCGCCTGCCAGGTGGATATGCAGGGCCGGCTGATGGGAAAGCGTTTCCAGGGGGAATATTTCGTCGAGAGCGCCTGGAAAGAAACGCACAGCTGCAACTACCTGCAGGCGACCGACATAGAGATGGAAACCGTCTCCGGCTACAAGGCGACGAGCTGGGAGAAGGGATACGGCGACTATACGATGAAGCCGGATCTTTCGACGCTGCGCCGCATTCCCTGGCTCGAAGGTACGGCGCTGGTACTCTGCGACGTGCTCGACCATCACACCCATGAAGAGGTTGCCCATTCGCCGCGCGCGATCCTGAAGAAGCAGGTGAAGCGGCTCGAAGACATGGGCATGAAGGCCTATATGGCTTCCGAGCTCGAATTCTTCCTGTTCGACCAGAGCTACGAGGCGGCGCATGCCTCGGGCTACCGCAATCTCAAGCTCGCCAGCGCCTATAACGAGGACTACCACATCTTCCAGACCACCAAGGAAGAAGAGGTGATGCGGGCGATCCGCACCGGACTGCAGGGCGCCGGCATTCCGGTCGAGAACTCCAAGGGCGAGGCCTCCGCCGGCCAGGAGGAGATCAACGTGCGCTATGCCGATGCGCTCGCCATGGCCGATCGGCATGCGATCATCAAGAACGGCTGCAAGGAGATCGCCTGGTCGAAGGGCAAGGCCATCACCTTCCTGGCGAAGTGGAACTACAATGCGGCCGGCAGCTCTTCGCACATCCACCAGTCGCTCTGGAGCCTCGAGGAAAAGCCGCTGTTCTTCGACCATGCCGGCAAATACGGCATGTCGCCGCTGATGCACAATTACGTTGCCGGGCTTCTCGCCCATGCGAGCGAGATCACCTATTTCCTGGCGCCCTACATCAATTCCTACAAGCGCTTCATGGCCGGCACCTTTGCGCCGACCAAGGCGATCTGGAGCAAGGACAACCGCACTGCCGGCTACCGTCTCTGCGGCGAGGAGACCAAGGGTATCCGCATCGAATGCCGGGTCGGAGGCTCCGATCTCAATCCCTATCTCGCCTTCGCCGCGCTGCTTGCCGCCGGTATCGACGGGATCGAGAACAAGCTGGAGCTCGAAGCCCCCTTCGTCGGCGACGCCTATGGCGGCAAGGACATTCGCGAAATCCCGCGCACGCTACGCGCGGCAACGACTGAAATGACGGAATCGGGGATGCTACGCAAAGCCTTCGGCGACGACGTCATCGACCATTACACTCGTGCTGCCGAATGGGAGCAGGAAGAATACGACCGCCGCATCACCGATTGGGAAGTGGCGCGCGGGTTCGAAAGAGCTTAA
- a CDS encoding aldehyde dehydrogenase family protein: MAMIQCISPVDGSVYAERAALSLDAAKDVVARAREAQKAWARRPLEERVQLVLKGAARLNEMSDVVVPELAWQMGRPIRYGGEYKGFNERSNYVASIAADALAPLVVEESDRFERRIEREPHGVVFVVAPWNYPYMTAINTIAPALMAGNTVVLKHASQTLLVGERLVQAFIEAGVPEDVFQNVFLDHETTSALIAAGSFNFVNFTGSVEGGRSMERAAAGTFTGLGLELGGKDPGYVMEDADLDAAVDTLMDGATYNSGQCCCGIERIYVHESLYDAFVEKSVAWVSNYKLGNPLDPETSLGPMANKRFAKVVREQIAEAVSRGAKALVDPKLFPQDDGGAYLAPQVLVDVDHSMAFMREETFGPAVGIMKVKSDEEALALMNDSQYGLTASLWTKDAERAARLGREIETGTVFMNRADYLDPALCWTGVKETGRGGSLSIIGFQNLTRPKSFHLKKVTA; encoded by the coding sequence ATGGCAATGATCCAATGCATTTCACCGGTCGACGGATCGGTTTACGCGGAGCGCGCAGCACTTTCGCTCGACGCCGCCAAGGACGTGGTGGCGCGCGCCCGCGAGGCGCAGAAGGCCTGGGCGAGACGGCCGCTTGAAGAACGAGTTCAGCTTGTCCTGAAAGGCGCCGCACGGCTGAACGAGATGTCCGACGTCGTCGTGCCGGAGCTTGCCTGGCAGATGGGCCGGCCGATCAGGTATGGCGGCGAATATAAGGGCTTTAACGAGCGCTCCAACTATGTCGCATCGATTGCGGCGGATGCGCTGGCCCCGCTCGTCGTCGAAGAGAGCGATCGTTTCGAACGCCGTATCGAGCGCGAGCCGCACGGCGTCGTCTTTGTCGTCGCACCTTGGAACTATCCCTATATGACGGCGATCAACACGATCGCTCCGGCGCTGATGGCCGGCAATACGGTGGTGCTGAAACATGCCTCGCAGACATTGCTCGTCGGCGAGCGGCTGGTGCAGGCCTTCATCGAAGCCGGCGTTCCCGAAGACGTGTTCCAGAACGTCTTCCTCGACCATGAAACGACGTCGGCGCTGATTGCCGCCGGCAGCTTTAACTTCGTCAACTTCACCGGATCGGTCGAAGGCGGCCGCTCGATGGAGCGGGCCGCAGCCGGCACCTTTACCGGCCTCGGCCTCGAACTCGGCGGCAAGGACCCGGGTTACGTGATGGAAGACGCCGATCTCGATGCGGCCGTCGACACCCTGATGGACGGCGCGACCTACAATTCCGGCCAGTGCTGCTGCGGCATCGAGCGCATCTATGTGCATGAATCGCTCTATGACGCCTTCGTCGAGAAATCGGTCGCCTGGGTGTCGAACTACAAGCTCGGCAATCCGCTCGATCCGGAAACGTCGCTCGGGCCGATGGCGAACAAGCGTTTCGCGAAGGTGGTGCGCGAGCAGATCGCCGAGGCGGTTTCCAGGGGCGCCAAGGCGCTTGTCGACCCCAAGCTTTTTCCCCAGGATGACGGCGGCGCCTATCTCGCACCGCAGGTCCTCGTCGATGTCGACCATTCCATGGCCTTCATGCGCGAGGAGACCTTCGGCCCGGCGGTCGGCATCATGAAGGTGAAGAGCGACGAGGAAGCGCTCGCTTTGATGAACGACAGCCAGTATGGGCTGACGGCCTCGCTCTGGACCAAAGATGCCGAGCGGGCAGCACGTCTCGGCCGCGAGATCGAAACCGGCACTGTTTTCATGAACCGCGCGGATTATCTTGATCCGGCGCTATGCTGGACCGGCGTCAAGGAGACCGGCCGCGGCGGCTCGCTGTCGATCATCGGCTTCCAGAATCTGACGCGTCCGAAATCCTTCCACCTGAAGAAAGTCACAGCATGA
- a CDS encoding N-formylglutamate amidohydrolase, with protein MVLARPKILSEADGDCVGIERIDGRSPVLLVCEHASKTLPARFGDLGLPNEALSSHIAWDPGALAVAHGVSQALDATLVFQRFSRLIYDCNRPPSSLGAMPETSEIYAIPGNKDLSAEERLARTDALYVPFHDAIRGLIRDRRARGQDTVIVTMHSFTPVYHGRQRAVELGILHDEDSRLADRMLEAAAGAPLYRTERNQPYGPADGVTHTLILHGLSNGLRNVMIEVRNDLIADDGGQRVMADYLTGLLQQSLEA; from the coding sequence TTGGTGCTGGCCCGGCCAAAAATCCTCAGCGAAGCGGATGGCGATTGCGTCGGGATCGAACGCATCGACGGCCGGAGCCCAGTGTTGCTCGTCTGCGAACACGCTTCGAAGACGCTTCCTGCCCGGTTCGGCGATCTAGGCCTGCCCAACGAAGCGCTGTCGAGCCATATCGCCTGGGATCCGGGTGCGCTCGCGGTTGCCCACGGTGTGTCGCAGGCGCTCGACGCGACTCTCGTCTTCCAGCGCTTCTCGCGGCTGATCTACGACTGCAACCGGCCGCCAAGTTCATTGGGCGCCATGCCGGAAACCAGCGAGATCTATGCCATTCCCGGCAACAAGGATTTGAGCGCCGAGGAGCGTCTGGCGCGCACCGATGCGCTTTACGTGCCTTTCCATGATGCCATCCGCGGACTGATCCGCGATCGTCGGGCGAGGGGGCAGGATACCGTCATCGTGACGATGCACAGCTTCACGCCGGTCTATCATGGACGGCAACGCGCCGTCGAACTCGGCATATTGCACGATGAGGACAGCCGGCTCGCCGACCGCATGCTGGAGGCTGCGGCCGGCGCGCCGCTTTACAGGACTGAACGCAACCAGCCTTACGGGCCTGCGGACGGCGTGACCCACACGCTGATCCTGCACGGGCTTTCGAACGGCTTGCGCAATGTAATGATTGAGGTCCGCAACGACCTCATCGCAGACGATGGCGGCCAAAGGGTCATGGCCGACTATCTGACAGGACTTCTCCAGCAAAGCCTGGAAGCCTGA
- a CDS encoding ABC transporter permease subunit, translated as MSTVSTPMVSSAPLINKDRVIDWLGIAPFIIFSLLFLIIPTLYLVAGAFLTPEGDFTLKNIGDLFTPSIMSAYWISIKVSVASALGGALIGFFLAWAVVLGGLPASVRSTLLTFSGVASNFAGVPLAFAFLATLGRTGLVTVFLREWFGFNLYGTGFNLLSFFGLTITYMYFQIPLMVLILTPALDGMKKEWREASEILGATNRQYWMMVALPILWPSLLGTTLLLFANAFGAIATAFALTGSSLNIVPILLYAQIRGDVLHNANLGYAIALGMIVITGVSNVLYLMLRMRAERWQK; from the coding sequence ATGAGTACCGTTTCAACGCCGATGGTGAGCAGCGCCCCCTTGATCAACAAAGACCGCGTGATCGACTGGCTGGGCATTGCGCCCTTCATCATTTTTTCTCTGCTGTTCCTGATCATCCCCACGCTCTATCTTGTGGCGGGCGCATTCCTGACGCCCGAGGGCGATTTCACGCTGAAGAATATCGGCGATCTTTTTACTCCATCGATCATGAGCGCCTACTGGATCAGTATCAAGGTCTCGGTGGCATCCGCCCTTGGCGGCGCGCTGATCGGATTTTTTCTCGCCTGGGCCGTCGTGCTCGGTGGTCTGCCCGCCTCGGTGCGCTCGACGCTTTTGACCTTTTCCGGCGTAGCCTCGAATTTCGCCGGCGTGCCGCTTGCCTTCGCCTTCCTGGCGACGCTCGGCCGCACCGGCCTCGTGACGGTATTCCTGCGGGAATGGTTCGGCTTCAACCTCTATGGCACCGGCTTCAACCTTCTGTCCTTCTTCGGCCTAACCATCACCTATATGTATTTTCAGATCCCGCTGATGGTGCTGATCCTGACGCCGGCGCTCGACGGCATGAAGAAGGAATGGCGCGAGGCCTCCGAGATTCTCGGCGCCACCAACCGCCAATATTGGATGATGGTCGCCCTGCCGATCCTGTGGCCGAGCCTGCTCGGCACCACGCTGCTTCTCTTCGCCAACGCCTTCGGCGCCATTGCCACCGCCTTCGCGCTGACTGGCAGCTCGCTCAACATCGTGCCGATCCTGCTCTACGCGCAGATCCGGGGCGACGTTCTGCACAATGCCAATCTTGGTTACGCCATTGCGCTCGGCATGATCGTCATCACAGGCGTCTCCAACGTCCTTTACCTCATGCTGCGCATGCGCGCCGAGCGGTGGCAGAAATGA
- a CDS encoding ABC transporter ATP-binding protein: MSFLTLNNIQKSFGPVQVVKNFNMNIEKGEFISFLGPSGCGKTTVLRMIAGFETPTGGTLTINGKDQSALKPNQRNIGMVFQAYALFPNMSVHDNVAFGLKVAGAPKPEIDARVKEMLGLIKLDHLADRYPYQLSGGQQQRVALARALAVKPQVLLLDEPLSALDAKIRVSLREEIRQIQQQLGITTVFVTHDQEEALSISDRIVVMNAGKADQIGSPFEIYNKPATRFVASFVGTLNLIEAEVVDPDANVIRIGDQKITLKQSVAAHKAGEIISLALRPEAGSLSDTARSDTALTGQVVSAHFLGSVIRTRMNVGGNVISFDMFNSPGVTPPQAGETVTLRFMAADLLIIRD; the protein is encoded by the coding sequence ATGTCTTTCCTCACTCTGAATAACATCCAGAAATCCTTCGGCCCGGTTCAGGTCGTCAAGAATTTCAACATGAACATCGAGAAGGGCGAATTCATCTCCTTCCTCGGCCCGTCAGGCTGCGGCAAGACCACTGTCCTGCGCATGATCGCCGGCTTCGAAACCCCGACCGGCGGCACGCTGACCATCAACGGCAAGGATCAGAGCGCGCTGAAGCCGAACCAGCGCAATATCGGCATGGTCTTCCAGGCCTATGCCCTGTTCCCCAACATGTCGGTGCATGACAATGTCGCCTTCGGGCTCAAGGTCGCCGGCGCGCCGAAGCCGGAGATCGACGCCCGTGTCAAGGAAATGCTCGGCCTGATCAAGCTCGATCATCTCGCCGACCGTTACCCCTATCAGCTGTCGGGCGGCCAGCAACAGCGCGTGGCGCTTGCCCGCGCGCTCGCCGTTAAACCGCAAGTGCTGCTGCTCGACGAACCCCTCTCCGCCCTCGATGCCAAAATTCGCGTGTCACTGCGCGAGGAAATCCGCCAGATCCAGCAGCAGCTCGGCATCACCACTGTCTTCGTCACCCACGACCAGGAAGAGGCGCTGTCGATTTCCGATCGCATCGTCGTCATGAATGCCGGCAAGGCCGACCAGATCGGCTCGCCCTTCGAGATCTACAACAAGCCGGCCACACGCTTCGTCGCCTCCTTCGTCGGCACGCTGAACCTGATCGAAGCCGAAGTCGTGGACCCCGACGCCAATGTCATTCGGATCGGCGATCAGAAGATCACCCTGAAGCAGTCGGTCGCAGCTCACAAGGCCGGCGAAATCATCTCGCTGGCGCTGCGCCCGGAAGCAGGCTCGCTCTCCGACACCGCCAGAAGCGACACGGCGCTGACCGGCCAGGTCGTCTCGGCTCACTTCCTCGGTTCGGTCATTCGCACCCGCATGAATGTCGGCGGCAACGTCATTTCCTTCGACATGTTCAACAGCCCCGGCGTCACCCCGCCGCAGGCCGGAGAAACCGTGACGCTGCGCTTCATGGCTGCCGATTTGCTGATCATCCGCGACTGA
- a CDS encoding ABC transporter substrate-binding protein: MISNISRLLSLSTAMIVASTAIAAAEPSAELIAAAKKEGTLTTIALPHDWCGYGEVIAGFKAKYGLEVNELNPDAGSGDEIEAIKANKGNTGPQAPDVIDVGLSFGPSAKKDGLIQPYKVSTWDSIPDTAKDPEGYWYGDYYGVLSFLVNKDLVKESPADWPDLKKSDYANSVALAGDPRTANQAVQGVYAAGLSASGGDAAKAGEEGLKFFAELNKAGNFVPVVGKAAPFAQGSTPIIIAWDYNALSWGEGLKGNPPFEVVVPKTGVVAGVYVQAISAFAPHPNAAKLWMEYLYSDEGQLGWLKGYCHPIRFNDLAKNNKIPKELLDKLPPAAAYEKAVFPTLEEQAAGKETITKNWDSVVGANVK; encoded by the coding sequence GTGATCTCTAACATTTCTCGACTCCTGTCGCTTTCTACTGCGATGATCGTGGCTTCGACCGCGATTGCCGCCGCAGAACCGAGCGCAGAACTGATCGCCGCCGCTAAGAAAGAAGGCACGCTGACCACCATCGCTCTCCCGCACGACTGGTGCGGCTACGGCGAGGTCATTGCGGGCTTCAAGGCCAAGTACGGCCTCGAGGTCAACGAGCTGAACCCGGATGCCGGCTCGGGTGACGAAATCGAAGCGATCAAGGCCAACAAGGGCAACACCGGCCCGCAGGCCCCCGACGTCATCGACGTCGGCCTCTCCTTCGGCCCGTCCGCCAAGAAGGACGGTCTGATCCAGCCTTACAAGGTCTCCACCTGGGATTCGATCCCGGACACAGCAAAGGATCCGGAAGGCTACTGGTACGGCGACTACTACGGCGTTCTCTCGTTCCTCGTGAACAAGGATCTCGTCAAGGAATCGCCGGCTGATTGGCCCGACCTGAAGAAGAGCGATTACGCAAACAGCGTCGCGCTGGCAGGCGATCCGCGCACCGCCAACCAGGCTGTCCAGGGCGTCTACGCCGCCGGGCTTTCCGCATCCGGCGGTGACGCTGCCAAGGCAGGCGAAGAAGGCCTGAAGTTCTTTGCCGAACTGAACAAGGCCGGCAACTTCGTGCCCGTCGTCGGCAAGGCCGCTCCCTTCGCGCAGGGATCCACACCGATCATCATCGCCTGGGACTATAACGCGTTGTCTTGGGGTGAAGGCCTGAAGGGCAACCCTCCGTTCGAAGTCGTCGTTCCGAAGACGGGTGTCGTCGCCGGTGTATACGTGCAGGCGATTTCCGCCTTCGCTCCGCACCCGAACGCCGCCAAGCTCTGGATGGAATACCTCTATTCCGACGAAGGTCAGCTCGGCTGGCTGAAGGGCTATTGCCACCCAATCCGCTTCAACGATCTTGCCAAGAACAACAAGATCCCGAAGGAACTGCTCGATAAGCTGCCGCCGGCAGCAGCCTATGAAAAGGCCGTCTTCCCGACGCTCGAAGAGCAAGCGGCAGGCAAGGAAACCATCACCAAGAACTGGGATTCCGTCGTCGGCGCCAACGTTAAGTAA
- a CDS encoding ABC transporter permease, with product MKTQRLGAWIAIILGASYFIIPLIGTIEFSLRMRRGEYSLDAYQSVFSDIQFRETFGYSMLMALLTIVFGMLLVVPTAYWVRLRLPQMRPVVEFITLLPLVIPAIVIVFGYLRMYNSSSYLPLTGSTTGTNALLVFSYITLSLPYMYRAVDTAMRAIDVRTLTEAAESLGARWTTIMFRCIFPNVMSGVLSGAFITLAIVMGEFTFAALLNRPAFGPYLQLVGANKAYEPSALAVIAFSITWLSMGLLNLVSRFGKARPAKA from the coding sequence ATGAAAACACAACGTCTTGGAGCCTGGATCGCCATCATTCTCGGCGCATCCTATTTCATCATTCCGCTGATCGGCACGATCGAATTTTCGCTGCGCATGCGCCGCGGCGAATACAGCCTCGACGCCTATCAGTCGGTTTTCTCGGACATACAATTCCGCGAGACCTTCGGCTACTCCATGCTGATGGCGTTGCTCACCATCGTCTTCGGCATGCTGCTCGTGGTGCCGACGGCGTACTGGGTGCGCCTGCGCCTGCCGCAGATGCGTCCCGTCGTCGAGTTCATCACGCTGCTGCCGCTCGTCATTCCGGCGATCGTCATCGTCTTCGGCTACCTCAGAATGTACAATTCGTCATCCTACTTGCCGCTGACGGGTTCGACGACCGGGACCAACGCCCTGCTGGTCTTCTCCTATATCACGCTGTCCCTGCCCTACATGTACCGCGCCGTCGATACTGCCATGCGCGCCATCGATGTCCGTACGTTGACGGAAGCGGCCGAAAGCCTCGGCGCCCGCTGGACGACCATCATGTTCCGCTGCATCTTCCCGAACGTCATGAGCGGCGTACTCTCCGGCGCCTTCATCACATTGGCGATCGTCATGGGCGAGTTCACCTTCGCCGCATTGCTCAACCGTCCGGCCTTCGGCCCCTATTTGCAGCTCGTCGGCGCCAACAAGGCCTATGAACCTTCGGCGCTCGCCGTCATCGCTTTCTCGATCACCTGGCTCAGCATGGGCCTGCTCAATCTCGTTTCCCGCTTCGGCAAAGCCCGCCCGGCAAAGGCTTAA
- a CDS encoding MurR/RpiR family transcriptional regulator → MTTASKTVSDVIHSHLGVLTRAEKQLAESLLDNYPVSGLGSITTIAENAGVSTPTVVRMVQKLGFKGYPDFQARLHQEVEATISNPITKHDRWAQNAPGTHILNRFADAIMGNLRQTLTDLDTATFDSVASLLSDRKRGLYFVGGRITGALAEYFFTHMQVIRPATTLLSSNSSSWPQYALNMNAGDILIIFDIRRYEQEMVSLATAARKRGAEIVVFTDQWASPAAKLARHAFRVRIEAPSAWDSSVVTLFIVEALIEAVQNSTWDETKERMKTLEGLFEQSRLFRKPG, encoded by the coding sequence GTGACCACTGCGTCGAAGACGGTTTCGGACGTCATACATTCGCATCTCGGCGTGTTGACACGTGCCGAGAAACAATTGGCGGAAAGCCTTCTCGACAATTATCCGGTTTCCGGCCTCGGCAGCATCACCACGATCGCAGAGAACGCCGGCGTTTCTACACCGACCGTCGTGCGGATGGTGCAGAAGCTCGGTTTCAAGGGCTATCCCGATTTTCAGGCACGCCTGCATCAGGAGGTCGAAGCGACGATTTCCAATCCCATCACCAAGCACGATCGCTGGGCGCAAAACGCGCCGGGCACTCATATCCTCAACCGTTTCGCCGATGCCATCATGGGCAATCTGCGCCAGACACTGACCGATCTCGATACGGCGACCTTCGACAGCGTCGCCTCGCTGCTGTCGGATCGCAAGCGCGGCCTCTATTTCGTCGGCGGCCGCATCACCGGCGCGCTGGCCGAGTATTTCTTCACCCATATGCAGGTCATCCGGCCGGCCACGACACTGCTGTCGTCCAATTCCAGCAGCTGGCCGCAATATGCCCTCAACATGAACGCCGGCGACATCCTGATCATCTTCGATATCCGCCGCTATGAGCAGGAAATGGTCAGCCTTGCCACCGCCGCCCGCAAGCGCGGTGCCGAAATCGTCGTCTTCACCGACCAATGGGCCTCGCCCGCTGCCAAACTCGCGCGGCACGCTTTCCGCGTCCGCATCGAAGCGCCATCGGCCTGGGATTCGTCGGTCGTCACTCTTTTCATTGTCGAGGCTCTGATCGAGGCCGTCCAGAATTCCACCTGGGACGAGACGAAGGAGCGCATGAAGACGCTGGAAGGGCTGTTCGAGCAGAGCAGGCTTTTCCGCAAACCGGGTTAA
- a CDS encoding amino acid permease produces MSDYTELDKKQDVHILHSMGYAQELERRMSSFSNFAVSFSIICILSGGINSLAQATSGAGGAAIGIGWPVGCFISLVFAVAMAQISSAYPTAGGLYHWGSILGNRFTGWLTAWFNLLGLVTVLGAINVGTYYFFMGSFGTTYLGLTDSTTVRILFLVIITGAQALVNHMGIGLTAKLTDFSGYLIFATSIALAVVCLLAAPSYEFGRLFTFANYSGEVGGNVWPSTSGAWVFLLGLLLPIYTITGYDASAHTSEETVKAAHSVPRGMVASVLWSALFGYIMLCAFVLMLPNMDEAAKQGWNVFFWAMDSQVNPVVKDLLYLAIFVSQWLCGLATVTSVSRMIFAFSRDGGLPASKALSKVSPQYRTPVAAIWTGSILSVLFVWGSSLVTIGDTPVYTIVVSCTVIFLFFSFAIPITLGLFAWGTSKWDKMGPWNLGEGVFKLFAVLSIIAMMLIFILGIQPPNEWALYITVGFLVVTGIVWFGFESRRFKGPPIGADVAKRQAEIAAAEAAVGESGER; encoded by the coding sequence ATGTCGGATTATACCGAGCTTGATAAGAAGCAGGATGTGCACATCCTGCATTCGATGGGCTATGCCCAGGAACTCGAACGGCGAATGAGCTCATTCTCGAATTTCGCCGTATCATTCTCCATCATCTGCATTCTTTCCGGCGGCATCAATTCGCTGGCTCAGGCGACTTCGGGCGCCGGCGGAGCGGCGATCGGCATTGGCTGGCCGGTCGGTTGCTTCATCTCGCTCGTCTTCGCCGTCGCCATGGCGCAGATCAGCTCCGCCTATCCGACGGCTGGCGGCCTCTATCACTGGGGCTCGATTCTCGGCAACCGCTTCACCGGCTGGCTGACCGCCTGGTTCAACCTGCTTGGTCTCGTCACCGTGCTCGGCGCCATCAATGTCGGCACCTATTATTTCTTCATGGGCTCCTTCGGCACAACTTACCTCGGCCTGACGGATTCCACGACGGTGCGCATCCTGTTCCTGGTGATCATCACCGGCGCTCAGGCCCTGGTGAACCACATGGGCATCGGATTGACTGCGAAGCTGACCGACTTTTCGGGCTACCTGATCTTCGCGACTTCGATCGCGCTGGCGGTCGTATGCCTTCTCGCGGCGCCCTCCTATGAATTCGGCCGTCTCTTCACCTTCGCCAATTATTCCGGCGAAGTCGGTGGCAACGTCTGGCCGTCCACCTCGGGCGCCTGGGTTTTCCTTCTCGGTCTGCTGCTGCCGATCTACACCATCACCGGCTATGACGCCTCGGCGCATACATCTGAGGAGACGGTCAAGGCCGCCCATTCGGTCCCGCGCGGCATGGTGGCCTCGGTTCTATGGTCGGCGCTGTTCGGCTATATCATGCTGTGCGCCTTCGTGCTGATGCTGCCGAACATGGATGAGGCGGCAAAACAGGGCTGGAACGTGTTCTTCTGGGCGATGGACAGCCAGGTGAACCCGGTCGTCAAGGACCTCCTTTATCTTGCGATCTTCGTCAGCCAATGGCTGTGCGGCCTTGCGACCGTCACCTCGGTCTCCCGCATGATCTTCGCCTTCTCGCGTGACGGCGGTCTGCCGGCCTCCAAGGCGCTGTCGAAGGTCAGCCCGCAGTATCGTACCCCGGTTGCCGCGATCTGGACGGGCTCGATCCTGTCGGTGCTGTTCGTCTGGGGCTCGTCGCTCGTTACGATCGGGGATACCCCGGTTTACACGATCGTCGTCTCGTGCACGGTCATCTTCCTATTCTTCTCCTTCGCGATCCCGATCACGCTCGGCCTCTTCGCCTGGGGCACGTCGAAGTGGGACAAAATGGGCCCGTGGAACCTCGGAGAGGGCGTCTTCAAGCTGTTCGCGGTGCTGTCGATCATAGCGATGATGCTGATCTTCATTCTAGGCATCCAGCCGCCGAACGAATGGGCGCTCTACATCACCGTCGGCTTCCTCGTGGTCACCGGCATCGTCTGGTTCGGCTTCGAGAGCCGTCGCTTCAAGGGGCCGCCGATCGGCGCCGACGTGGCGAAGCGCCAGGCCGAGATCGCGGCGGCCGAGGCGGCCGTCGGCGAAAGCGGCGAACGTTAA